A genomic window from Alkalihalobacillus sp. AL-G includes:
- a CDS encoding PTS ascorbate transporter subunit IIC, with protein MVDLIMKDILGTPAILVGLFALIGLIVQRKNSGEVVSGTLKTVMGFVILGAGASVLVQSLGQFSSMFNKAFAVDGVIPNNEAIVALAQKGFGTETAMIMLFGMIANIIFARFTPFKYIFLTGHHTMFMACLIGVILTTGGFSGASMVILGAIILGALMVLSPAMLQPFTRKVTGSDDFAIGHFGSIGYYVSALVGKAVGKGSRSTEEIKVPKSLGFLRDTSVSVSLTMAILFFVVASFAGPSFVEAELSGGQNFLVFAFMQGLTFAAGVYIILAGVRMLLGEIVPAFKGIADKIVPNAKPALDCPAIFPFASNAVIIGFFFSFIAGLVSMLFLPLLGLKVIVPGLVPHFFTGAAAGVFGNATGGRKGAIFGSMANGVMISFLPALLLPVLGSLGFEGTTFGDADFGVVGIVLGNLIRLIESNMIVFIAILGLIGLLFLLGWKTKANKSKNNTEAA; from the coding sequence ATGGTTGATTTAATCATGAAGGATATATTAGGAACACCTGCAATTCTTGTTGGTTTATTCGCATTGATCGGTCTTATTGTACAACGTAAAAATTCCGGAGAAGTCGTGTCAGGTACACTGAAAACGGTCATGGGCTTCGTCATCCTGGGTGCAGGAGCAAGTGTACTTGTCCAATCATTAGGACAGTTCAGTAGTATGTTCAATAAAGCATTCGCCGTAGATGGGGTCATTCCGAATAATGAAGCAATTGTTGCTTTAGCTCAAAAAGGCTTTGGTACAGAAACGGCGATGATTATGTTGTTCGGTATGATTGCTAACATAATCTTTGCGCGTTTTACACCTTTTAAGTATATCTTTTTAACAGGGCATCATACGATGTTCATGGCCTGCTTGATCGGAGTCATCTTGACTACTGGAGGATTCTCCGGAGCTTCTATGGTCATCCTTGGAGCAATTATTCTGGGAGCATTGATGGTGCTATCCCCGGCCATGTTACAGCCTTTCACTCGTAAAGTAACAGGATCTGATGACTTTGCAATAGGGCACTTTGGGTCAATTGGTTATTACGTATCCGCTCTGGTCGGGAAAGCGGTAGGAAAAGGCTCTAGATCCACTGAAGAAATTAAAGTGCCTAAATCACTTGGGTTCCTGCGTGATACTTCCGTTTCAGTCTCCTTAACCATGGCAATTCTTTTCTTCGTCGTTGCAAGCTTTGCAGGACCTTCATTTGTTGAAGCAGAATTAAGTGGAGGGCAAAACTTCCTTGTCTTTGCCTTTATGCAAGGTCTTACTTTTGCAGCAGGAGTGTACATTATCCTTGCCGGAGTTAGAATGCTCCTAGGCGAGATTGTCCCAGCATTTAAAGGGATTGCTGATAAAATCGTACCGAATGCAAAACCAGCGCTTGATTGTCCAGCCATTTTCCCGTTTGCGAGTAATGCTGTCATCATCGGATTTTTCTTTAGCTTCATCGCTGGACTAGTAAGCATGTTATTCTTGCCATTATTAGGTTTAAAAGTCATCGTTCCAGGGTTGGTACCACACTTTTTCACGGGAGCTGCTGCCGGAGTATTCGGAAATGCAACTGGCGGACGAAAAGGGGCGATCTTCGGATCGATGGCCAACGGAGTAATGATCAGCTTTTTACCCGCGTTATTGCTTCCAGTACTTGGCTCCCTTGGATTTGAAGGGACGACATTTGGAGATGCAGACTTTGGCGTAGTCGGTATTGTTCTTGGAAACCTTATCCGATTAATTGAGTCCAATATGATTGTCTTTATTGCAATTTTAGGATTGATAGGCCTCCTATTCTTACTAGGATGGAAAACTAAGGCCAACAAGAGTAAAAATAATACTGAAGCCGCTTAA
- a CDS encoding SDR family oxidoreductase, with protein sequence MKVLVIGANGQVGKQLVELLGKSEHEVTAMVRDTDQIPTMEKLSAKTVTGNLEKDFSHAVAGADAVIFTAGSGAHTGYDKTILIDQEGAIKAMDTAKSLGVKRFIMLSSIIPKRLADAPESMKPYYAAKNRADEYLKGTNLDYTIVRPGRLTNEPGSGKIDAAVSLGYKSSIPRADVAHVLFETLEQENTYSKTFEILSGDDSISKALRNV encoded by the coding sequence ATGAAGGTGCTCGTCATTGGAGCTAATGGACAAGTCGGCAAACAACTCGTTGAATTACTCGGAAAAAGTGAACATGAAGTAACAGCAATGGTAAGGGATACAGACCAGATTCCAACGATGGAAAAGCTCAGTGCAAAAACCGTTACTGGAAATCTCGAGAAGGACTTCTCACATGCAGTCGCTGGTGCAGATGCAGTTATTTTTACAGCTGGGTCTGGCGCACATACAGGTTATGACAAGACAATCCTCATCGATCAGGAAGGCGCAATCAAAGCAATGGATACTGCTAAATCACTTGGCGTGAAACGATTCATCATGTTGAGTTCCATCATTCCAAAAAGGCTTGCAGATGCACCGGAATCAATGAAGCCATATTATGCTGCTAAAAACCGTGCGGATGAATATCTCAAAGGAACCAACCTGGATTACACGATCGTTCGCCCAGGACGATTAACGAATGAACCAGGTTCAGGCAAGATTGATGCTGCTGTATCGTTAGGCTACAAATCATCAATCCCAAGAGCAGATGTTGCTCATGTTCTATTTGAAACGCTTGAACAAGAAAACACATACAGCAAAACTTTTGAAATTTTATCTGGCGATGATTCCATCTCAAAAGCACTAAGAAATGTTTGA